A region of the Stutzerimonas stutzeri genome:
TCGTTGAGCACGAGCTGAGCGCGCATTTCCAGGCTTTCGGCTAGCTTCTCACGTTCCAGTGACTGGTTGATGCCCTTGCCGGCGTCGTAGTAGTTGTCCGCAACCAGCGAGTCGGAGTTTCGAATCGCGATGGTCAACAGTGACAGCCCCAGAACCACCGAGCTCAACAGGATTGCAATGACAAACCAGGCCCAGAACTGGGTGTACCAACGCGTTTGTTCGTTATCAGAGCGCATGTATTACCTTGCTTAGCGAATGCTTGGGCCGATGAAGCGGCTGTCTGCATCATCGTTAATTGAATCGTCGTCTACCGAGCGAACGTGGAAGACGATTTCGTTGGTGCTTGAGGGAAGCTTTTCAGGCGCGATGGACAGCTCGACCGGGATGGTAACGAGCTCGCCGGCTTCGGCGCGAATCTCGCTGCGGCCTTCGTAGACCAGGCCATCGAGACCGGATGCCTCGATCACGAAGGTGCGCTCGTGCTGAGCCTTGTTCATGACCTTCAACGTATAAACGTTCTCGATGTTGCCCTGCTCGTTCTCGCGATAGAGCACGCGATCCTTGAGTACGTCCAGCTTGACCAGCGGGCGATCGTAAACGGCGTACGCAAACAGACCCATCATGGCCGCCAGGGCGACGGCATAACCGATCAGGCGGGGACGCATCAGGTGCGTCTTCTGGCCAGACAGGTTGTGCTCGGTGGTGTAGCTGATCAACCCGCGTGGATAGTTCATCTTGTCCATGATCGCATCGCAGGCATCGATGCAGGCTGCGCAGCCAATGCACTCGATCTGCAGACCGTCGCGGATGTCGATACCGGTTGGGCAGACCTGGACGCACATGGTGCAGTCGATACAGTCGCCAAGTCCCATGGCCTTGTAGTCGGTATCTTTCTTCCGCGGGCCGCGCTTCTCGCCACGGCGCGGGTCGTAGGAAACGATCAGCGTGTCCTTGTCGAACATCACGCTCTGGAAGCGCGCGTACGGGCACATGTAGATGCACACCTGCTCACGCAGGTAGCCAGCACTGCCGTAGGTGGCGAGGGTAAAGAAGCCGATCCAGAACGCCGCCCAGCCGTTGACGTTCAAGGTGAGCAGGTCGGGAACCAGCTCGCGAATGGGCGTGAAGTAGCCGACGAAGGTGATTGCCACGAGGATGCCAACCGCGAGCCAGATGGCGTGCTTGGCCAGTTTGCGAAGGAACTTGTTGGCGCTCATTGGCGCCTTGTCGAGCTTCATTCGCTGGTTGCGATCACCCTCGGTGATCTTCTCCGCCCACATGAACACCCAAGTAAACACGCTCTGCGGGCACGTGTAGCCGCACCAGACGCGGCCAGCGAAGACGGTGATGAAGAACAGGCCGAAGGCGCAGATGATTAGCAGCCACGACAGCAGCATGAAATCCTGGGGCCAGAACGTCGCCCCGAAGATGTGGAACTTGCGATCCGGCAGGTCCCACCAGACAGCCTGACGGCCGTTCCAGTTGAGCCAGACGGTTCCGAAGAAGAGGATGAAGAGTACCGCGCCGCCTACGCGTCGCAGATTACGAAACAAGCCGCTGAAGGCTCGGGTGTAAATTTTTTCACGCGCGGCGTAGAGGTCAGCTGACGCTCCGGCCTTGGACGGGGGGGTTACATCACGAACGGGAATCTGCTCAGTCATCGAGTGCGTACCACGGCGGAAGGTGGGTGCCCCGGCCGATACGTGCCAACCAGGATCAATTTTCTGTCCAGCTGCGAATGGTACGCCCGGAGTTTTGAGGTCGGGTGCGACAGGACGTCACCCCCGACCTCGAGCAATCACTGCTCCGGTTGCTGCGACAGGCTGTAGACGTAGGCCGCCAGCAGGTGAACCTTGTCATTACCAAGGATCGCTTCCTGAGCAGGCATGCGGCCATTGCGACCGTAGCGCAGGGTTTGCTGAATCTGAGCGAAGCTCGAACCATACAGCCAGACATTGTCGGTCAGGTTCGGCGCGCCCATGGCTGTAACGCCCTTGGCTTCCGGTCCATGGCAGACTACACAGTTGGCCGCGAAGATTTTTTGACCCTGCTCAATGTCGACGCTAATACCCTCTGGGGTATCACGTCCGGACAGGCTGCGAACATAGCCAGCTACGTTGCGGATGCCTTCTTCGCCGATCACGTCTTTCCAGCCAGGCATCACGGCCTGGCGGCCGTGCAGGATGGTGGTCTTGATGGTTTCAGGCTCGCCGCCCCACAGCCAGTCGTCGTCGGTCAGATTCGGGAAGCCATAGGCGCCTTTGGCATCAGAGCCATGGCAGACCGAGCAGTTGGATGCGAACAGACGTCCACCCATCTTCAGGGCTTGCGGATCCTTGGCAACCTCTTCTACCGGCATGGCAGCGTACTTGGCATACAGCGGGCCGTATTGCTCATTGGCCTTGTCCATCTCACGCTGCCATTCCTTGACCTGGGTCCAGCCACCTTCGTAACCGGGCAGAATGCCCTTCCAGTTGCCTAGGCCGGGATACAGCACCAGGTATCCAAGAGCAAAGATCACGGTACCCACGAACAGCATGAACCACCAGCGCGGTAGCGGGTTGTCGTACTCCTCGATGCCGTCATAGGAATGCCCGACGGTTTCTTCGGTGCTGTCGGGGCGTTGTCCCTTGCGCGTTGCCAGTAGCAGCCATACCAGCGCGGCAATTGTGCCCAGGCTCAGCAGGGTGACGTACCAACTCCAAAACGAGGTCATTTATTTCTTACTCCTGGAAGCTTCTTCTTCACGCTTCTTGGCGTCGGTCTCGTCGTCTGCGAAGGGCAGGTTGGCTGCTTCGTCGAAGCTTTGCTTGCGTTTGCTGCTGTAGGCCCAGAGCACTACGCCGATGAAGGCGACGACTACCAGAATTGTGCCCAGGCCGCGAAGAGTACCGATTTCCATCATGCGTTACCGTTTGTTGGTTAGAGCAGTGCCGAGCACTTGCAGGTAGGCCACCATGGCATCCATCTCGGTCTTGCCACGGACGGCATCACGGGCGCCGGCGATGTCTTCTTCGGTGTACGGAACGCCAAGCATGCGCAGAGCCGACATCTTCTTGGCAGTGTCCTTGCCGTCGAGGGTGTTCTCGACCAGCCACGGATAGGACGGCATCTTCGACTCAGGAACTACGTTGCGCGGGTTGTACAGGTGCGCACGGTGCCAGTCATCGGAGTAGCGGCCGCCGACACGGGCCAGATCCGGTCCGGTACGCTTGGAGCCCCACAGGAACGGATGGTCGTAGACGCTTTCACCGGCCACGGAGTAGTGGCCGTAGCGCTCGGTCTCAGCGCGGAAGGGGCGGATCATCTGCGAGTGGCAGCCAACGCAGCCCTCGCGGATGTACAGATCCCGACCTTCGAGCTGCAGCGCGGTGTAAGGCTTCATGCCTTCAACCGGCTCGTTCACTGCGTCCTGAAAGAACAGCGGGACGATCTGGGTCAGACCGCCGATGCTCACTGCCAGGATCATGAACAGGGTCAGCAGACCAATGTTCTTTTCGAGTATTTCGTGGTTCTTCATCTATCCGTTCCTCAAGCGATCTGCGCGGCAGTGTCGTACTGGGCTGACTTGGCGGCCCGTACGGTGCGCCAGGTGTTGTATGCCATCAACAGCATGCCAGCGAGGAAGAACGCGCCGCCGACTGCGCGGACGATGAAGCCGGGATGACTGGCTTCCAGCGCTTCGACGAAGGAGTAGGTCAGGGTGCCGTCTTCGTTGATCGCGCGCCACATCAGGCCTTGGGTGATGCCGTTGACCCACATCGAGGCGATGTAAAGCACGGTGCCGATGGTGGCCAGCCAGAAGTGCGCATTGATCAGGCCGACGCTGTGCATCTGCTCGCGCCCGAACACTTTCGGAATCAGGTGGTACATCGAGCCGATAGTGATCATCGCTACCCAACCGAGGGCTCCGGCGTGTACGTGGCCGATAGTCCAGTCGGTGTAGTGGGACAGTGCGTTGACGGTCTTGATCGCCATCATCGGACCTTCGAAGGTCGACATGCCGTAGAACGCCAGCGATACCACCAGGAAGCGCAGGATCGGATCGGTGCGCAGCTTATGCCAGGCACCCGACAGGGTCATCATGCCGTTGATCATGCCGCCCCAGCTCGGAGCCAGCAGGATGATCGACATCACCATGCCCAGGCTCTGCGCCCAATCTGGCAGGGCGGTGTAGTGCAGGTGGTGCGGGCCGGCCCAGATATAGAGGGTGATCAGTGCCCAGAAGTGGACGATCGACAGGCGATAGGAGTACACCGGACGCTCGGCCTGCTTAGGCACGAAGTAGTACATCATGCCGAGGAAGCCGGTGGTCAGGAAGAAGCCCACGGCGTTGTGGCCGTACCACCATTGCACCATCGCATCGGTAGCGCCTGCGTAGATCGAGTAGGACTTGAACAGGCTGACCGGAATTTCCAGGTTGTTAACGATGTGCAGCATCGCCGTCACCAGGATGAAGGCACCGAAGAACCAGTTACCTACATAGATGTGCTTGGCCTTGCGCTTCATGATGGTGCCGAAGAACACGGCGATATACGACACCCAGACCAGGGTGATCAGGATATCAATCGGCCACTCCAGTTCCGCATACTCCTTGGAGCTGGTGTAGCCCATCGGAAGCGTGATGACCGCAAGCACGATCACAGCCTGCCAACCCCAGAAGGTGAAGGCCGCGAGTCCGTCGGAGAACAGACGGGCCTGGCAGGTGCGCTGAACCACGTAGTAGGACGTGGCAAACAGTGCGCAACCACCGAACGCGAAGATCACCGCATTGGTGTGCAATGGGCGCAGACGGCCGAAGCTCGTCCACGGCAGGTCCAAA
Encoded here:
- the ccoP gene encoding cytochrome-c oxidase, cbb3-type subunit III, whose translation is MTSFWSWYVTLLSLGTIAALVWLLLATRKGQRPDSTEETVGHSYDGIEEYDNPLPRWWFMLFVGTVIFALGYLVLYPGLGNWKGILPGYEGGWTQVKEWQREMDKANEQYGPLYAKYAAMPVEEVAKDPQALKMGGRLFASNCSVCHGSDAKGAYGFPNLTDDDWLWGGEPETIKTTILHGRQAVMPGWKDVIGEEGIRNVAGYVRSLSGRDTPEGISVDIEQGQKIFAANCVVCHGPEAKGVTAMGAPNLTDNVWLYGSSFAQIQQTLRYGRNGRMPAQEAILGNDKVHLLAAYVYSLSQQPEQ
- the ccoN gene encoding cytochrome-c oxidase, cbb3-type subunit I, encoding MSTAISETAYNYKVVRQFAIMTVVWGIIGMGLGVFIAAQLVWPSLNLDLPWTSFGRLRPLHTNAVIFAFGGCALFATSYYVVQRTCQARLFSDGLAAFTFWGWQAVIVLAVITLPMGYTSSKEYAELEWPIDILITLVWVSYIAVFFGTIMKRKAKHIYVGNWFFGAFILVTAMLHIVNNLEIPVSLFKSYSIYAGATDAMVQWWYGHNAVGFFLTTGFLGMMYYFVPKQAERPVYSYRLSIVHFWALITLYIWAGPHHLHYTALPDWAQSLGMVMSIILLAPSWGGMINGMMTLSGAWHKLRTDPILRFLVVSLAFYGMSTFEGPMMAIKTVNALSHYTDWTIGHVHAGALGWVAMITIGSMYHLIPKVFGREQMHSVGLINAHFWLATIGTVLYIASMWVNGITQGLMWRAINEDGTLTYSFVEALEASHPGFIVRAVGGAFFLAGMLLMAYNTWRTVRAAKSAQYDTAAQIA
- a CDS encoding CcoQ/FixQ family Cbb3-type cytochrome c oxidase assembly chaperone, translated to MEIGTLRGLGTILVVVAFIGVVLWAYSSKRKQSFDEAANLPFADDETDAKKREEEASRSKK
- the ccoG gene encoding cytochrome c oxidase accessory protein CcoG — its product is MTEQIPVRDVTPPSKAGASADLYAAREKIYTRAFSGLFRNLRRVGGAVLFILFFGTVWLNWNGRQAVWWDLPDRKFHIFGATFWPQDFMLLSWLLIICAFGLFFITVFAGRVWCGYTCPQSVFTWVFMWAEKITEGDRNQRMKLDKAPMSANKFLRKLAKHAIWLAVGILVAITFVGYFTPIRELVPDLLTLNVNGWAAFWIGFFTLATYGSAGYLREQVCIYMCPYARFQSVMFDKDTLIVSYDPRRGEKRGPRKKDTDYKAMGLGDCIDCTMCVQVCPTGIDIRDGLQIECIGCAACIDACDAIMDKMNYPRGLISYTTEHNLSGQKTHLMRPRLIGYAVALAAMMGLFAYAVYDRPLVKLDVLKDRVLYRENEQGNIENVYTLKVMNKAQHERTFVIEASGLDGLVYEGRSEIRAEAGELVTIPVELSIAPEKLPSSTNEIVFHVRSVDDDSINDDADSRFIGPSIR
- the ccoO gene encoding cytochrome-c oxidase, cbb3-type subunit II, with product MKNHEILEKNIGLLTLFMILAVSIGGLTQIVPLFFQDAVNEPVEGMKPYTALQLEGRDLYIREGCVGCHSQMIRPFRAETERYGHYSVAGESVYDHPFLWGSKRTGPDLARVGGRYSDDWHRAHLYNPRNVVPESKMPSYPWLVENTLDGKDTAKKMSALRMLGVPYTEEDIAGARDAVRGKTEMDAMVAYLQVLGTALTNKR